The Stenotrophomonas sp. ASS1 genome segment ACCTGCGCCTCAACCACGGTCACGTGCACGACGCCAGCTGCGCGCACTAGGCGCTCCGTGATAGGATTTTCGATCGTGCGCGGGGGCGCCCAGCAAGGCGGCCCCGCCGAACCCGTGTCAGTACGGGGTAACCAGATTTCACATTTGAGGAGTTGAAGACATGGGTAAGGGTGACCGCAAGACCGCCAAGGGCAAGCGCTACAACGCCAGCTACGGCAACGCCCGTTCGCACACCGCGAGCAAGGTCGCCGTAGGCGCCGCTGCTCCGGTTGCCAAGAAGACCGTGGCCAAGGCTCCGGCGAAGAAGGCTGTGGCGAAGAAGGCCGTCGCCAAGGCCTGATCCGGCCTGGACCGGTTCAACGAAAAACGCGGCGCCTGGCGCCGCGTTTTTTTGTGCTCGTCGTTCCGCTTGCTGCGTTCGCCGGGCCATGCCCGGCGGAAGACGTACGATCAGCGCAGGGTTTTCTTCAGCGTTTCCGGATTGCCGTCGTTCGGTGCGGCCGGCACCTGCAGCAGGTGCGCCAGCAGCGGGTAGACGTCGACATTGTCGAAGCCATCGATCACCAGGCCCTGGCGGAACGACGGGCCGCTGGCCACGAATACCGCGCGCATGGAGGGCAGGGCATTGTCGTAGCCATGCGAGCCGCGATCCTGATGGTCTCGCTTGGCGATCTTCCCCTGGTGCAGGGCATCCCAGCCTTCATCCATCATGCAGACAATGGCGGGAATGCGCGGGTGGGTGCCGTAGTGCAGGCGCGGCGGCAGGTTTTCTTTCTTCCAGCACTCGTAGTGCGCGTGACGACCGAGCAGGGCGCGCTCGGCTGCGGCTTCGTGACCGGCCAACGGCGCAAAACCCACCGACTGGCCCTGGCTGACGTTGCGAGCGATGGCCGGGGCGGCCATTGATTCGGTGGAGATCACCTGGCCGACCGGGACGCTGGCCATGCCATGGTCGGAGACCACGATCACGTTGGTGGTCGCGGCCAGGCCGCGCTGCTGCAGTCCATCGAGCACCTGGCCGATGATCTGGTCGGCGCGCACGATGGCGTCGGCGTACTGCTTCGATTCGGGGCCGTAGTTGTGGCCGGCCTTGTCCACGTGCTCCATGTACAGCGTGGTCAGGCGGGGGGCGTCGGCATCGGTCTGTGCAAGCCAGTCCAGCACGGTGCCCGCGCGTTGTTCCAGCGGTTCCTTGCCGTCGTACACGCGCCATTGGCTTGGGCGCACACCGCGGATTTCCGATTCACTGCCCGGCCACGAGGTGGTGGCCGAACGCACCCCGGCGTTCTCGGCGCCGACCCAGATCGGTTCGCCGCCCCACCAGCCGCTGGTGGTGACCGCCTCACGGTTGCTCAGCTCGAACCGCCCTAGGGCTTCATCGTCCATGCTGTTGTTGACGATGCCGTGGTGGTCCGGGCGCAGGCCGGTGACGATGGTGTAGTGGTTGGGGAAGGTCAGCGACGGATAGGACGGGGTCATCCAGCGTGCACGCACGCCGCCGTCGATCAGGCGCTGCAGGTTCGGGGTCAGGCCGCGGTCCAGCGCATCGGCGCGCAGTCCGTCGATCGAGATCAGCAGCAGCTTCGGCGGCGCAGCCGCAGCGACAGCGGTGGGAGCGGAGGCGGAAGGGGCGGGCGCGGTGGTGCAGGCGGCCAATGGCAGCAGCAGCGCCAGCGCGCAGGTCAGGCGTACGGAAGTCATCCGCCCATGATAAGCCGGTGCAATGACCACCCCAAGACACGTTGCGCCGAAGGGCGCAGCGTGTCCGCGCATTTTTCCTTATCCCCGCGCCTGTCGGCGCGCCCCCTTCAACAAGAAGGGGGTTTTTCTCCAGGCATATTCCTGATGCTTCCATCCACGCATGGCGTGGATCTACCGTGTCGACCAAGGTCGACACCTACCAGCAGCCGCGCAGTGCGCCGTCCCGACAGATCGCAGGAAGCCCGCTGTTGCTGTTGCTCTAGCCTCTGCGGGTGCCGGGTGCAGCCCGGCCAGCCCTCTCAGGCGAACAGCGGGGCCTGGCGTTGTTCCAGCCGCAGCAGCGCGGCTTTGGTTTCCAGGCCGCCACCGAAGCCGGTCAGTGCGCCGTTGCTGCCGATCACGCGATGGCAGGGCAGGATGATCGGCAGCGGATTGCGCCCATTGGCAGCGCCGACGGCGCGGGTCGCACTGGGCTGGCCCAGATGCTGCGCCAGCTGCAGGTAGCTCCAGGTCTGGCCGAACGGGATCAGCGCCAGCGCCTGCCACACGCGCAGCTGGAACGGCGTGCCGCGTGGCGAAAGCTCCAGGTCAAAGCTGCTGCGTTCGCCGTGCAGGAACTGCAGCAGCTGCTCGCGTGCTTCCGGCAGCGCATCCGGCGCGTAGTGCCAGTCGTCGCGGCCGCGTGCCGGGTGGCGGTTTTCCGGGAACAGCACATGGGACAGGCCACGCTCGTCACCGGCGATGGTCAGCACGCCGATCGGGCTATCGAAACGGTCGAACAACAGGGTCATGTCGGTTCTCCAACGAAAGTGCCGGACAGGTGCCAAAGATGCAGCACGGCATAGGCGCGCCAAGGGCGCCACGGTTGCGAGCGTGCTTCGGTGGCACGTTCGCTCAGGCGCTGGCCCTGCGCATGGCCGAGCACCTGCTGCAGTACCAGGTCGCCGGCGGGGAAAGCATCGGGCTGGCCGAGCCCGCGCAGGGCGATGTACTGCGCGGTCCACGGACCGATGCCGGGTAGTGCCACGCAGCGGGAAACGAACTCTTCCAGCGCCTGGCCCGGGCCGAAGTCGAGCGCGCCACTGGCACAGGCGGCGGCAAGCGCACGCACGGTGGCGGCGCGGCTGCGTGGCAGGCCGATCGATTCCAGTGGCGCTTCTGCCAGCAGCTCGGGGGCCGGGAACTGGCGATCGAATTCCGGCGGCATGCCCGGCAGGTGCGCGCCATAGGCATCCACCAGCCGCCGCGCGAAGGTGGTGGCCGCGGCCACGCTGACCTGCTGTCCGAGCACGGCGCGTACGCCGACCTCGAAGCCATCCCAGCCGCCGGGGACGCGCAGCCCGGGGCGCTCGGCGATGCCACGCGCCAGCAAGGGTTCCTCATCCAGTGCGGCGTGGACCTGCTGCAGGTCGGCATCCAGATCGAATACGCGACGCACACGGCGGACGATGTCGGGGATCAGGCGCGGATCGACCGCGCCCAGCTGCAGGCGCAGTTCCGGGCGCTTCGGGTCGGCGGTGACGCGCAGCAGGGTGGGGCGCTCCGGCGTGCCGAGCACGCGCTGGTAGCTGTCTTCGCCGATCAGCTCGATGCCGGGCAGGCTGCGCTTGCGCAGGAAGGCCAGCATGCGTGGGAAATCCAACGGCGGGCGGTACGCCAGGCGCAGTACCAGGCAGCCGTCATCGGCGGCCAGCGGCTGGTGCTGGCGACGCAGTGCTGTCGGTGCCATGCCGCAGCCCTGCAGGAAGGCCGTATTGAAACGGCGCAGGCTGTTGTAGCCGGCGGCCAGCGCGACGTCGGTCACCGGCAGCGTGGTCTCGGTCAGCAGCTGCTTGGCCAGCAGCAGCCGATGGGTGGCGTGGATCTGCCCTGGCGTTGCGCCCAGATGTTCGACGAACAGGCGCTGCAGCTGGCGCGCGCTGAGTCCGATCTTCTCTGCGAGGTCGGCTACCGGCTGTTCCTGCAGGAAGCCACCATGGATCAGGGCCAGTGCGCGCTGCACGGTCTGCCCGGCCAGTGCCTGCTGCGCTTGCGGTGCCAGCTCGGGGCGGCAGCGCAGGCACGGGCGGTAACCGGCTGCCGCAGCAGCGGCCGCAGTCGGGTAGTAAGCGATGTTGCGCGGCTTCGGTGGCGGTGCCGGGCACACGGGGCGGCAATAGATGCCGGTGCTGCGCACGGCGGTGAAGAACACGCCGTCGAAGCGTGCGTCGCGGGCCAGGCGGGCGCGGTCGCAGGCGGCGGTGTCGAGGGCGAGGGCGGTGTCCATGGCGCCAGTCTAGGCGCGTGCGGGCGGCGATACTCGCCGGATTCGGACATGGATGCTGGAGGGGGTTCTGGCAGGGCTTGCAGCCCTGCACCCGCAACGTCAACGTCAACGTCTCAATCAAAAGCTGGCAGTCCGTGGGATGGCGGGGCGGTGTGGGCTGTCAGGACACGCCGTAAACCCGTCCATGGGGGCTCGATGGCGCCATCCATGGCGCCAACGGTCCTGTCAGCCCACACCGCCCCACCTCTGACAGTTGGTCGCTGCAGTTGGTGGGTGCCGACCGTTGGTCGGCACGCTTTGCTGTTGGTAGGTGTCGACCTTGGTCGACACGCTTTTTCCCAAGGGTCAGAAGGGGTTCAGTGCCACGCGCTGAATGCGCGGCCTGGACGGGTAGACTGTGGCTCTTGCTCCCATGAATCCCGGTTGCCCGATGTCCGCCAAATTTCGCTGGTTGCCCCTGTTGTGCCTGGCCCTGGCGGGCTGCAGTCAGCTGGAGAATCCGGGCAATGTGACCGCTGCCGACAAGGCGGCGCGGGCGCCGGCCAGTGATGGCGAGAACATGGTGTCGATCAATGCGGCTGACGCACCGCCACCGCCGGCGCCGCCGCGCAGCCGGGCGGATCGGCCTTGGCCGCAGGCGCAGTTGGAGAATGGCCGCGCCTGGGTCAGCTGCAGTACCGAGTACGCCGGTGAGGCGGGCGATGGCGTCGAGCTGGAGGGCCTGCAGCGCGAGCAGATTGCCCAGGCCCTGGCGCCGTGTGCCGAGCGTGGCCTGATGCGTGTGCGTTACGCCGGCAAGATCAATCCGGGCTTCGCCGAAATGATGTGGCGACTTGCCGTGGTCGCCGATGAACAGAAGATCCACAAGCGCATCCTCGATCTGGACTCCAGCGGCGGTCAGGTGGAATCGGCGATCGTCGCCGGTGACAGCATCGGTGAATCGGGCTGGACCATCTGGGTGCGCGAAGGCTCGATCTGCCACAGCGCCTGCGTGTTCGTGCTGGCCGCTGGTGACAACCGGCTGCTGTCGGGAAAGGTCGGCATCCACCGCATGATGCGCATCAGTTCCAAGGCCACTTCGCGCGCCGAGCTCAACCGCGAGCTGCACGAGGTCTACGACAACGTAAAGGACTACCTGCAGCGCAACGGCGTGGCGGTGGGCGTGGCCGATCTGATGATGACGGTGCCCAACCGCAGCCTGCGCCTGCTGACGCCGGACGAACTGCGCCAGTACGGCCTGGACGGCACCAACGCGGTGCAGGACGACCTGGAGCGGATCAAGCAGATGCGTGCCTGTGGTGACGACTTCGTGCAGCGCAAGGACGCGTTCCTGATCGCCTTCGACCAGCAGTGCAAGCACGAAGGCGCCGACATGGAATCGATCAACAGCTGCGGCCAGGCGTTGAAGCAGCGCTTCGGCTTCCCCGATGCGGTGTGCCCGGAAGAAAGCCCGCTGTCGGAGATCGATGTGGCAACGCTGCCGCCTGCGCCTTCGGAGCCACCGCCGGTGGCCGAACAGGCGCCAGCAGACGCCGGCACGCCTGCCGCGCAGGCCGATGCCGCAGCGGTGGAAGGCAGCGCCCACGCGCGCTGACGAACAGCTCACCGCGCTGGCGTAGACTGCGGTTCTTTCCCGAGAACCGGCGGTGTCCATGAAGCGCGTGCTCCTGCTGCTGTCCCTGCTGCCCCTGACCGCATTGGCGCAGGCACCCGCGCCGGCCACGCCTGCACCGGCACCCGCGCGCCCCGCACCGGCATCGCCGGCGGCTGCGAAACCGGCCACGGCCGGCGCTCCGGCGTTGACTGCCGCGCAGCAGGCGCAGGTGCAGAAGCAGGATGCGGAAATGGGCGCGGCCGCAGTGAAGGCGGCGCAGCTGGTCGATGCCAACCGCGCAGGCGAGTTGTGGGATGGCGCTTCGGCCGTCGCGCGCCGTGCAGTACCGAAGGCCGCCTTCGTCAGCCAGTTGACTGCCGAGCGCACGCGCCTGGGCGCGCTGGCCGGGCGTGGCCAGCCGACCATCACCCGGGTCAAGTACAGCGCCGGTGCCGCGGTGCCGGAGGGGCTGTACATCAACGTCAGCTTCCCGACCCGTTTCGCCAACAGCGCGCAGCCGGTACGCGAGCTCGTCTCGTTCCGTTTCGACGAGGACCAGGTGTGGCGCCTGGCCGGTTACAGCCTGCGTGCGTCGGCACCCTGAGGAGATGATCGATGGCAACTGAACTGACGATGCTGGCCTGGTCGGTGCTGCTGGGCTTTGTCTACATCTTCGCTACCTCCACTGTGGTCACCCGCGAGCGCGGGATGAAGTGGAATGCCTCGGCGCGTGATGGCGAAGCCAGGCCACTCAGCCCGCTGGCCGGGCGCCTGCAGCGTGCGCAGGCCAACTTCCTGGAGACGTTCCCGTTCTTCGCTGCCGCCGCCATCGCAGTGGTCGTGGCCGGGCGCGGCAACGACACCACGGCGCTGGCGGCGCAGGCCTACTTCTGGGCGCGCGTGGTCTACCTGCCGCTGTATGCCGCGGGCGTGCCCTACGTGCGCAGCCTGGTCTGGGCAGTGTCGCTGCTGTCGATCCTGGCGCTGGTGTTCGCGTTGTTGTGATCCCGGCCTGATCCAGATCAAGGCCGGTCAGGTGCGCGGCGCTATGCTGGCGCGGACTGAATCAACGGCAGGAGGCGCGCATGCGCAGGATGGACGTGGTGGTGGTCGGCGCCGGACCGGCGGGGCTGTGTTTCGCGCGTGCGCTGGCCGGTAGCGGCCTGCAGGTCGGGCTGGTCGAAGTTCAACCGCGCCAGGCCCTTGCCGAGGCCGCCTTCGATGGCCGTGAGATTGCGCTGACCCATGCCTCGCGGCAGAGCATGGAGCAGCTGGGGCTGTGGCAGCGCCTGCCGCAGGCCGAAGTCGCTGAACTGCGCGATGCCAAGGTGATGAACGGCGGCTCGCCGTTCGCGCTGACCTTCGCCAGCAGCCAGGTGGACGGTCAGCCGCTGGGTTGGCTGGTGCCCAACCATCTGATCCGCCGCGCTGCATGGGATGCCGTGCAGGGGCAGGACGGCCTGGAGCTGTTCGACGGGCGCAAGGTTCTGGGCGTGCAGGCCGATGCGCAGGGCCACGTGGTCAAACTCGATGACGGCAGCCAACTTCATGCGCGCCTGCTGGTCGCCGCTGACAGCCGCTTCTCCGCAACCCGCCGCATGCTCGGCATCGGCGCGCAGATGCGCGACTTCGGCAAGTCGATGCTGGTGTGCCGCATGCAGGTTGAGCGTGATCATCACCACACTGCCTGGGAATGGTTCGGCTACGGCCGCACGATGGCGTTGCTGCCGCTCAACGAAGGCCAGGCATCAGCAGTGATCACGCTGCCACCGCGGCAGATTGAAGAACTGCTGGCGATGGACGAGGTGGCCTTCGGTGAGGCCATCGGTGCCTGCTTCGAACACCGTCTTGGCCGCATGCAGCCAGCGGCCACGCCGCAGGCGTATCCGCTGGTGGGTGTGTACGCGCACCGTTTCGTCGGCGAGCGTTCGGCGCTGATCGGCGATGCCGCGGTGGGCATGCATCCGGTCACCGCACATGGCTTCAATCTGGGCCTGGCCAGCGCGCAGCGGCTGGCGCAGGGCATCGTCGAACAGCAGCGTCGCGGTGCCGACATCGCTGCCGCCGGCATGCTGGCCAGGTACCAGCGGGGTCACCGGCTGGCGTCGCGGCCGCTGTACGAGGCCACCAATGCCATCGCCAGCCTGTATACCGACGATCGCCGCCCGGCGCGGCTGCTGCGCGCGGCGGGCCTGCGTCTGGCACAGGGCGTGGCACCGTTCAGGCAGCTGATCGCCTCGCACCTGACCCAGCGCGTGGCCTGAACCGGTTCAGATCAGCCCGTTCAGATCAGCCGGCGGCCAGCACCCGGATCTGGCTGTCGGCGAACTCGACCACCTGGCCTGCGCGGATCTTGCAGGCCTTGCGCAGTTCGACTTCGCCGTCGACCCGCACCTGGCCGTCACCGATGACCATCTTGGCCTCGCCGCCACTGGTGACCAGGTCGGCCAGCTTGAGCAGCTGCTTGAGTTCGA includes the following:
- the ubiM gene encoding 5-demethoxyubiquinol-8 5-hydroxylase UbiM — its product is MRRMDVVVVGAGPAGLCFARALAGSGLQVGLVEVQPRQALAEAAFDGREIALTHASRQSMEQLGLWQRLPQAEVAELRDAKVMNGGSPFALTFASSQVDGQPLGWLVPNHLIRRAAWDAVQGQDGLELFDGRKVLGVQADAQGHVVKLDDGSQLHARLLVAADSRFSATRRMLGIGAQMRDFGKSMLVCRMQVERDHHHTAWEWFGYGRTMALLPLNEGQASAVITLPPRQIEELLAMDEVAFGEAIGACFEHRLGRMQPAATPQAYPLVGVYAHRFVGERSALIGDAAVGMHPVTAHGFNLGLASAQRLAQGIVEQQRRGADIAAAGMLARYQRGHRLASRPLYEATNAIASLYTDDRRPARLLRAAGLRLAQGVAPFRQLIASHLTQRVA
- a CDS encoding MAPEG family protein — protein: MATELTMLAWSVLLGFVYIFATSTVVTRERGMKWNASARDGEARPLSPLAGRLQRAQANFLETFPFFAAAAIAVVVAGRGNDTTALAAQAYFWARVVYLPLYAAGVPYVRSLVWAVSLLSILALVFALL
- a CDS encoding RNA-binding S4 domain-containing protein; this encodes MQILEFDLDGDYVELKQLLKLADLVTSGGEAKMVIGDGQVRVDGEVELRKACKIRAGQVVEFADSQIRVLAAG
- a CDS encoding AlkA N-terminal domain-containing protein → MDTALALDTAACDRARLARDARFDGVFFTAVRSTGIYCRPVCPAPPPKPRNIAYYPTAAAAAAAGYRPCLRCRPELAPQAQQALAGQTVQRALALIHGGFLQEQPVADLAEKIGLSARQLQRLFVEHLGATPGQIHATHRLLLAKQLLTETTLPVTDVALAAGYNSLRRFNTAFLQGCGMAPTALRRQHQPLAADDGCLVLRLAYRPPLDFPRMLAFLRKRSLPGIELIGEDSYQRVLGTPERPTLLRVTADPKRPELRLQLGAVDPRLIPDIVRRVRRVFDLDADLQQVHAALDEEPLLARGIAERPGLRVPGGWDGFEVGVRAVLGQQVSVAAATTFARRLVDAYGAHLPGMPPEFDRQFPAPELLAEAPLESIGLPRSRAATVRALAAACASGALDFGPGQALEEFVSRCVALPGIGPWTAQYIALRGLGQPDAFPAGDLVLQQVLGHAQGQRLSERATEARSQPWRPWRAYAVLHLWHLSGTFVGEPT
- a CDS encoding methylated-DNA--[protein]-cysteine S-methyltransferase, whose product is MTLLFDRFDSPIGVLTIAGDERGLSHVLFPENRHPARGRDDWHYAPDALPEAREQLLQFLHGERSSFDLELSPRGTPFQLRVWQALALIPFGQTWSYLQLAQHLGQPSATRAVGAANGRNPLPIILPCHRVIGSNGALTGFGGGLETKAALLRLEQRQAPLFA
- a CDS encoding ectonucleotide pyrophosphatase/phosphodiesterase; this translates as MTSVRLTCALALLLPLAACTTAPAPSASAPTAVAAAAPPKLLLISIDGLRADALDRGLTPNLQRLIDGGVRARWMTPSYPSLTFPNHYTIVTGLRPDHHGIVNNSMDDEALGRFELSNREAVTTSGWWGGEPIWVGAENAGVRSATTSWPGSESEIRGVRPSQWRVYDGKEPLEQRAGTVLDWLAQTDADAPRLTTLYMEHVDKAGHNYGPESKQYADAIVRADQIIGQVLDGLQQRGLAATTNVIVVSDHGMASVPVGQVISTESMAAPAIARNVSQGQSVGFAPLAGHEAAAERALLGRHAHYECWKKENLPPRLHYGTHPRIPAIVCMMDEGWDALHQGKIAKRDHQDRGSHGYDNALPSMRAVFVASGPSFRQGLVIDGFDNVDVYPLLAHLLQVPAAPNDGNPETLKKTLR
- a CDS encoding DUF4019 domain-containing protein; translated protein: MKRVLLLLSLLPLTALAQAPAPATPAPAPARPAPASPAAAKPATAGAPALTAAQQAQVQKQDAEMGAAAVKAAQLVDANRAGELWDGASAVARRAVPKAAFVSQLTAERTRLGALAGRGQPTITRVKYSAGAAVPEGLYINVSFPTRFANSAQPVRELVSFRFDEDQVWRLAGYSLRASAP
- a CDS encoding 30S ribosomal protein THX; this encodes MGKGDRKTAKGKRYNASYGNARSHTASKVAVGAAAPVAKKTVAKAPAKKAVAKKAVAKA